In the Quercus lobata isolate SW786 chromosome 5, ValleyOak3.0 Primary Assembly, whole genome shotgun sequence genome, one interval contains:
- the LOC115993074 gene encoding pleiotropic drug resistance protein 1-like isoform X2, with the protein MESGDIYKAGSSFRLSSPSMWRDATMEIFSKSSREDDDEEALKWAALQKLPTYNRLTKGLLTTPQGETSEIDVHHLGQKERRSLVERLMKVPEEDHEKFLYKFKDRLDRVGIAIPTIEVHFEHLNVEAEAHVGSRALPTFLNFSVNIMEGFLNYLHILPSRKKHLSILQDVSGVIKPSRMTLLLGPPSSGKTTLLLALAGELDPDLKFSGKVTYNGHEMHEFVPQRTAAYVSQHDLHIGEMTVRETLAFSARCQGVGSRYEMLAELARREKEANIKPDPDVDIYMKALATEGQEVNVVTDYILKVLGLEVCADTLVGNQMLRGISGGQRKRVTTGEMLVGPSKVLFMDEISTGLDSSTTFQIVNSIKQYVHIFNGTAVISLLQPAPETYNLFDDIILISDGQIAYQGPREQVLEFFESMGFKCPERKGVADFLQEVTSRKDQEQYWAQKDEPYNFVTVKEFAEAFQSFHVGRKLGDELATQFDKAKSHPAALTTRKYGVNKAELLKACLSREFLLMKRNSFVYIFKFIQLTIMAMVVMTTFLRTEMHRNSVTDGGIYSGALFYSVVVIMFNGIAEMSMTVAKLPVFFKQRKLLFYPPWAYSLPAWIIKIPITFAEVAVWVFITYYVIGFDPSAGRFFRQYLLLLVLNQMASALFRFIGAIGRGDLILANSFGSFALVTLFALGGFVLSRENIKKWWIWGYWISPMMYAQNAIVVNEFLGKSWRHVLPNSMESLGIEVLKSRGFFTHAYWYWIGVGALIGYILLFNAAFTLALTYLKPLGKPQSVKSEEPESNGQDYRSRENNSSHKTSIENGYEIKRGSNTSSLSSISTDASVEINQNRNRGMILPFDQHSITFDEIKYSVDMPQEMKNQGVTEDKLVLLKGVSGSFRPGVLTALMGVSGAGKTTLMDVLAGRKTGGYIDGKITISGYPKKQETFARVSGYCEQNDIHSPHVTVYESLLYSAWLRLSPDVDSQKKMMFVEEVMELVELKPLRQALVGLPGVNGLSTEQRKRLTIAVELVANPSIIFMDEPTSGLDARAAAIVMRTVRNTVDTGRTVVCTIHQPSIDIFEAFDELFLLKHGGQEIYVGPLGHHSCHLIQYFEGIEGVSKIKDGYNPATWMLEVTSSAHETTLGIEFANVYRNSELYRRNKELIEQLSIPTPGSKDLYFPTQYSQSYFTQFMACLWKQHWSYWRNPLYTAVRFIFTTVIALMFGTMFLNLGSKTTKQQDLFNAMGSMYAAVLFIGVKNSNSVQPVVAVERTVFYRERAAGMYSALPYAFAQVLIEVPYVFVQTLFYGVIVYVLIGFEWTAAKFFWYLFFTYFSLLYFTFYGMMTVAVTPNHHISSIIASAFYSIWNLFSGFIVPRPRIPIWWRWYSWACPLAWTLYGLVASQFGDKKDVLDTGERVEDFVRDYFGFHHDFLGVVATVVVGFAILFAFIFAVSIKMFNFQRR; encoded by the exons ATGGAAATTTTCTCGAAATCTTCAcgagaagatgatgatgaagaagctCTTAAATGGGCTGCTCTACAGAAGCTTCCTACGTACAACCGTTTGACGAAAGGTTTACTGACTACACCGCAAGGTGAGACCAGTGAAATCGATGTACATCATCTTGGACAGAAGGAAAGGAGGAGTTTGGTTGAGAGGTTGATGAAGGTCCCCGAGGAGGATCATGAGAAGTTCTTGTATAAGTTCAAGGACCGCTTGGACAG AGTTGGAATTGCTATTCCCACAATTGAAGTCCATTTTGAGCATTTGAATGTTGAGGCAGAAGCACATGTTGGAAGCAGAGCTTTACCAACATTCTTGAACTTCTCTGTTAATATAATGGAG GGTTTCTTGAATTATCTCCATATTCTTCCAAGCAGAAAGAAACATTTGTCAATCCTTCAAGATGTTAGTGGAGTCATCAAGCCTAGCAG AATGACATTACTTTTGGGCCCTCCAAGTTCTGGAAAGACCACACTCTTGTTGGCTCTAGCTGGAGAGCTTGATCCCGACCTAAAG TTTTCTGGGAAGGTGACTTATAATGGCCACGAAATGCATGAGTTTGTTCCACAAAGAACTGCTGCTTATGTCAGTCAACATGACCTTCATATCGGAGAAATGACTGTAAGGGAAACTTTGGCCTTCTCTGCAAGATGCCAAGGGGTTGGATCGCGTTATG AGATGCTAGCAGAGCTagcaagaagagagaaagaggcaaATATTAAGCCTGATCCTGATGTTGACATCTACATGAAG GCACTGGCAACAGAAGGGCAGGAGGTGAATGTGGTGACAGATTACATTCTAAAG GTTTTGGGATTGGAAGTCTGTGCAGATACCTTAGTTGGGAATCAAATGTTAAGGGGAATATCTGGAGGGCAAAGGAAACGAGTTACAACTG GTGAGATGTTGGTTGGACCATCTAAAGTGTTATTCATGGATGAAATATCTACTGGTTTGGATAGCTCAACAACTTTTCAGATTGTGAATTCAATCAAGCAATATGTTCACATTTTCAATGGAACTGCTGTCATCTCCCTCCTCCAGCCAGCACCAGAGACTTATAATCTTTTCGATGACATTATTCTCATCTCTGATGGCCAGATTGCATACCAGGGTCCCCGTGAACAAGtgcttgaattttttgaatcaatGGGCTTTAAATGTCCTGAGAGGAAAGGGGTGGCCGACTTCCTGCAAGAA GTGACTTCAAGGAAAGATCAGGAGCAGTACTGGGCACAGAAAGACGAGCCCTACAATTTTGTAACAGTCAAGGAATTTGCTGAGGCGTTCCAATCTTTCCATGTGGGACGGAAACTCGGGGATGAACTTGCAACTCAGTTTGACAAGGCTAAGAGCCATCCAGCTGCTTTGACAACAAGAAAGTATGGTGTCAATAAGGCAGAGCTGCTGAAAGCTTGCTTGTCAAGAGAATTCTTGCTCATGAAAAGGAATTCGTTTGTCTACATCTTCAAGTTCATTCAA CTTACGATAATGGCAATGGTTGTTATGACAACTTTCCTACGGACTGAGATGCACCGAAATTCAGTGACTGATGGAGGAATCTATAGTGGTGCTTTGTTCTATAGTGTTGTTGTCATCATGTTTAATGGTATTGCTGAGATGTCCATGACCGTTGCAAAGCTTCCTGTTTTCTTCAAGCAAAGGAAGCTCCTATTCTATCCTCCATGGGCATATTCTCTCCCTGCATGGATCATCAAGATTCCAATCACGTTTGCAGAAGTTGCTGTATGGGTATTCATCACTTACTATGTCATTGGCTTTGATCCAAGTGCTGGAAG GTTTTTTAGGCAGTACCTTCTGCTTTTAGTTCTTAACCAGATGGCTTCTGCATTATTTCGCTTTATTGGGGCAATTGGTAGGGGGGACCTGATTCTTGCCAACTCCTTTGGATCATTTGCACTGGTCACGCTGTTTGCTTTGGGTGGCTTTGTCCTGTCAAGAG AGAACATAAAGAAATGGTGGATATGGGGTTACTGGATTTCACCGATGATGTATGCACAGAATGCTATTGTAGTTAACGAGTTTCTTGGGAAGAGTTGGAGACAT GTTCTCCCAAACTCAAtggaatcactaggaattgaaGTTTTGAAGTCTCGCGGATTCTTTACACATGCATATTGGTATTGGATAGGAGTGGGGGCATTAATTGGATATATATTACTTTTCAATGCTGCCTTCACTCTGGCTCTCACATATCTCAAAC CATTGGGAAAGCCACAGTCTGTTAAATCCGAAGAACCTGAAAGCAATGGACAGGATTACAGATCTAGAGAAAACAACTCAAGTCACAAAACAAGCATAG AGAATGGATATGAAATTAAGAGGGGCAGTAATACCTCTAGCCTCTCATCTATTAGCACAGACGCTTCTGTAGAGATCAATCAGAATAGGAATAGAGGAATGATTCTTCCATTTGACCAACATTCCATTACCTTCGATGAAATAAAGTACTCTGTTGACATGCCACAG GAAATGAAGAATCAAGGTGTTACCGAGGATAAATTGGTGCTCCTGAAGGGTGTGAGTGGTTCATTCAGGCCAGGAGTTCTCACAGCACTGATGGGTGTAAGTGGTGCTGGTAAAACAACTTTGATGGATGTACTAGCAGGTAGAAAAACTGGTGGATATATCGATGGGAAGATCACGATTTCTGGGTATCCAAAGAAGCAAGAAACATTTGCTAGAGTTTCTGGATACTGTGAGCAGAATGACATTCACTCTCCTCATGTAACTGTCTACGAGTCCTTGCTCTACTCAGCATGGCTTCGTTTATCCCCTGATgtcgattctcaaaaaaagatg ATGTTTGTTGAGGAAGTTATGGAGCTTGTGGAGCTGAAACCGTTGAGGCAGGCATTAGTCGGGTTGCCAGGTGTGAATGGTCTCTCGACTGAGCAACGTAAGAGGCTAACAATTGCAGTTGAGTTAGTTGCCAACCCCTCCATAATTTTCATGGATGAACCAACCTCAGGGTTGGATGCTAGAGCTGCTGCCATAGTTATGAGAACTGTGAGGAACACCGTTGACACTGGAAGAACAGTTGTGTGCACCATCCATCAGCCAAGCATTGACATATTTGAAGCTTTTGATGAG CTATTCCTATTGAAGCATGGGGGACAAGAGATATATGTAGGGCCATTGGGTCACCATTCTTGCCATTTAATCCAGTATTTTGAG GGAATAGAAGGAGTAAGTAAAATTAAAGATGGTTACAATCCAGCAACTTGGATGTTGGAAGTTACTTCATCAGCACATGAAACAACGTTGGGGATTGAATTTGCTAATGTGTACAGAAATTCAGAGCTGTACAG GAGAAACAAGGAACTTATTGAACAATTGAGCATCCCTACTCCTGGATCGAAGGACCTCTATTTCCCTACTCAATACTCACAGTCATATTTCACCCAATTCATGGCTTGCTTATGGAAACAACATTGGTCGTATTGGCGCAACCCCCTATACACTGCTGTAAGATTTATCTTCACAACTGTCATAGCCCTGATGTTCGGGACAATGTTCTTGAACCTTGGCTCAAAAAC GACAAAGCAACAAGATTTGTTTAATGCAATGGGTTCCATGTATGCTGCTGTTCTCTTTATTGGAGTTAAAAACTCTAATTCAGTGCAGCCAGTGGTAGCTGTCGAACGAACAGTCTTCTATAGAGAAAGAGCAGCTGGGATGTATTCAGCATTGCCCTATGCGTTTGCACAG GTTCTGATTGAAGTCCCATACGTTTTTGTACAAACTTTGTTCTATGGTGTTATTGTATATGTATTGATTGGATTTGAATGGACTGCTGCTAAATTCTTCTGGTACCTATTCTTCACGTATTTCTCACTGCTGTACTTCACCTTCTATGGCATGATGACTGTCGCCGTGACACCAAACCACCACATTTCTTCCATAATTGCCTCTGCATTTTATTCAATATGGAATCTCTTTTCTGGATTCATAGTTCCACGACCT AGGATCCCTATTTGGTGGAGATGGTACTCTTGGGCATGTCCATTAGCCTGGACCTTGTATGGGTTGGTTGCATCACAGTTTGGAGATAAGAAAGACGTGCTTGATACTGGTGAAAGAGTGGAAGATTTTGTGAGAGACTATTTCGGTTTCCATCATGATTTCCTAGGAGTGGTTGCAACAGTCGTTGTTGGGTTTGCAATACTATTTGCATTTATCTTTGCTGTGTCTATTAAAATGTTTAATTTCCAAAGGAGATAG
- the LOC115993074 gene encoding pleiotropic drug resistance protein 1-like isoform X1: protein MESGDIYKAGSSFRLSSPSMWRDATMEIFSKSSREDDDEEALKWAALQKLPTYNRLTKGLLTTPQGETSEIDVHHLGQKERRSLVERLMKVPEEDHEKFLYKFKDRLDRVGIAIPTIEVHFEHLNVEAEAHVGSRALPTFLNFSVNIMEGFLNYLHILPSRKKHLSILQDVSGVIKPSRMTLLLGPPSSGKTTLLLALAGELDPDLKFSGKVTYNGHEMHEFVPQRTAAYVSQHDLHIGEMTVRETLAFSARCQGVGSRYEMLAELARREKEANIKPDPDVDIYMKALATEGQEVNVVTDYILKVLGLEVCADTLVGNQMLRGISGGQRKRVTTGEMLVGPSKVLFMDEISTGLDSSTTFQIVNSIKQYVHIFNGTAVISLLQPAPETYNLFDDIILISDGQIAYQGPREQVLEFFESMGFKCPERKGVADFLQEVTSRKDQEQYWAQKDEPYNFVTVKEFAEAFQSFHVGRKLGDELATQFDKAKSHPAALTTRKYGVNKAELLKACLSREFLLMKRNSFVYIFKFIQLTIMAMVVMTTFLRTEMHRNSVTDGGIYSGALFYSVVVIMFNGIAEMSMTVAKLPVFFKQRKLLFYPPWAYSLPAWIIKIPITFAEVAVWVFITYYVIGFDPSAGRFFRQYLLLLVLNQMASALFRFIGAIGRGDLILANSFGSFALVTLFALGGFVLSRENIKKWWIWGYWISPMMYAQNAIVVNEFLGKSWRHVLPNSMESLGIEVLKSRGFFTHAYWYWIGVGALIGYILLFNAAFTLALTYLKPLGKPQSVKSEEPESNGQDYRSRENNSSHKTSIENGYEIKRGSNTSSLSSISTDASVEINQNRNRGMILPFDQHSITFDEIKYSVDMPQEMKNQGVTEDKLVLLKGVSGSFRPGVLTALMGVSGAGKTTLMDVLAGRKTGGYIDGKITISGYPKKQETFARVSGYCEQNDIHSPHVTVYESLLYSAWLRLSPDVDSQKKMMFVEEVMELVELKPLRQALVGLPGVNGLSTEQRKRLTIAVELVANPSIIFMDEPTSGLDARAAAIVMRTVRNTVDTGRTVVCTIHQPSIDIFEAFDEVKNTNKLKCMELLFIFSSVYENDMFNMTLQLFLLKHGGQEIYVGPLGHHSCHLIQYFEGIEGVSKIKDGYNPATWMLEVTSSAHETTLGIEFANVYRNSELYRRNKELIEQLSIPTPGSKDLYFPTQYSQSYFTQFMACLWKQHWSYWRNPLYTAVRFIFTTVIALMFGTMFLNLGSKTTKQQDLFNAMGSMYAAVLFIGVKNSNSVQPVVAVERTVFYRERAAGMYSALPYAFAQVLIEVPYVFVQTLFYGVIVYVLIGFEWTAAKFFWYLFFTYFSLLYFTFYGMMTVAVTPNHHISSIIASAFYSIWNLFSGFIVPRPRIPIWWRWYSWACPLAWTLYGLVASQFGDKKDVLDTGERVEDFVRDYFGFHHDFLGVVATVVVGFAILFAFIFAVSIKMFNFQRR from the exons ATGGAAATTTTCTCGAAATCTTCAcgagaagatgatgatgaagaagctCTTAAATGGGCTGCTCTACAGAAGCTTCCTACGTACAACCGTTTGACGAAAGGTTTACTGACTACACCGCAAGGTGAGACCAGTGAAATCGATGTACATCATCTTGGACAGAAGGAAAGGAGGAGTTTGGTTGAGAGGTTGATGAAGGTCCCCGAGGAGGATCATGAGAAGTTCTTGTATAAGTTCAAGGACCGCTTGGACAG AGTTGGAATTGCTATTCCCACAATTGAAGTCCATTTTGAGCATTTGAATGTTGAGGCAGAAGCACATGTTGGAAGCAGAGCTTTACCAACATTCTTGAACTTCTCTGTTAATATAATGGAG GGTTTCTTGAATTATCTCCATATTCTTCCAAGCAGAAAGAAACATTTGTCAATCCTTCAAGATGTTAGTGGAGTCATCAAGCCTAGCAG AATGACATTACTTTTGGGCCCTCCAAGTTCTGGAAAGACCACACTCTTGTTGGCTCTAGCTGGAGAGCTTGATCCCGACCTAAAG TTTTCTGGGAAGGTGACTTATAATGGCCACGAAATGCATGAGTTTGTTCCACAAAGAACTGCTGCTTATGTCAGTCAACATGACCTTCATATCGGAGAAATGACTGTAAGGGAAACTTTGGCCTTCTCTGCAAGATGCCAAGGGGTTGGATCGCGTTATG AGATGCTAGCAGAGCTagcaagaagagagaaagaggcaaATATTAAGCCTGATCCTGATGTTGACATCTACATGAAG GCACTGGCAACAGAAGGGCAGGAGGTGAATGTGGTGACAGATTACATTCTAAAG GTTTTGGGATTGGAAGTCTGTGCAGATACCTTAGTTGGGAATCAAATGTTAAGGGGAATATCTGGAGGGCAAAGGAAACGAGTTACAACTG GTGAGATGTTGGTTGGACCATCTAAAGTGTTATTCATGGATGAAATATCTACTGGTTTGGATAGCTCAACAACTTTTCAGATTGTGAATTCAATCAAGCAATATGTTCACATTTTCAATGGAACTGCTGTCATCTCCCTCCTCCAGCCAGCACCAGAGACTTATAATCTTTTCGATGACATTATTCTCATCTCTGATGGCCAGATTGCATACCAGGGTCCCCGTGAACAAGtgcttgaattttttgaatcaatGGGCTTTAAATGTCCTGAGAGGAAAGGGGTGGCCGACTTCCTGCAAGAA GTGACTTCAAGGAAAGATCAGGAGCAGTACTGGGCACAGAAAGACGAGCCCTACAATTTTGTAACAGTCAAGGAATTTGCTGAGGCGTTCCAATCTTTCCATGTGGGACGGAAACTCGGGGATGAACTTGCAACTCAGTTTGACAAGGCTAAGAGCCATCCAGCTGCTTTGACAACAAGAAAGTATGGTGTCAATAAGGCAGAGCTGCTGAAAGCTTGCTTGTCAAGAGAATTCTTGCTCATGAAAAGGAATTCGTTTGTCTACATCTTCAAGTTCATTCAA CTTACGATAATGGCAATGGTTGTTATGACAACTTTCCTACGGACTGAGATGCACCGAAATTCAGTGACTGATGGAGGAATCTATAGTGGTGCTTTGTTCTATAGTGTTGTTGTCATCATGTTTAATGGTATTGCTGAGATGTCCATGACCGTTGCAAAGCTTCCTGTTTTCTTCAAGCAAAGGAAGCTCCTATTCTATCCTCCATGGGCATATTCTCTCCCTGCATGGATCATCAAGATTCCAATCACGTTTGCAGAAGTTGCTGTATGGGTATTCATCACTTACTATGTCATTGGCTTTGATCCAAGTGCTGGAAG GTTTTTTAGGCAGTACCTTCTGCTTTTAGTTCTTAACCAGATGGCTTCTGCATTATTTCGCTTTATTGGGGCAATTGGTAGGGGGGACCTGATTCTTGCCAACTCCTTTGGATCATTTGCACTGGTCACGCTGTTTGCTTTGGGTGGCTTTGTCCTGTCAAGAG AGAACATAAAGAAATGGTGGATATGGGGTTACTGGATTTCACCGATGATGTATGCACAGAATGCTATTGTAGTTAACGAGTTTCTTGGGAAGAGTTGGAGACAT GTTCTCCCAAACTCAAtggaatcactaggaattgaaGTTTTGAAGTCTCGCGGATTCTTTACACATGCATATTGGTATTGGATAGGAGTGGGGGCATTAATTGGATATATATTACTTTTCAATGCTGCCTTCACTCTGGCTCTCACATATCTCAAAC CATTGGGAAAGCCACAGTCTGTTAAATCCGAAGAACCTGAAAGCAATGGACAGGATTACAGATCTAGAGAAAACAACTCAAGTCACAAAACAAGCATAG AGAATGGATATGAAATTAAGAGGGGCAGTAATACCTCTAGCCTCTCATCTATTAGCACAGACGCTTCTGTAGAGATCAATCAGAATAGGAATAGAGGAATGATTCTTCCATTTGACCAACATTCCATTACCTTCGATGAAATAAAGTACTCTGTTGACATGCCACAG GAAATGAAGAATCAAGGTGTTACCGAGGATAAATTGGTGCTCCTGAAGGGTGTGAGTGGTTCATTCAGGCCAGGAGTTCTCACAGCACTGATGGGTGTAAGTGGTGCTGGTAAAACAACTTTGATGGATGTACTAGCAGGTAGAAAAACTGGTGGATATATCGATGGGAAGATCACGATTTCTGGGTATCCAAAGAAGCAAGAAACATTTGCTAGAGTTTCTGGATACTGTGAGCAGAATGACATTCACTCTCCTCATGTAACTGTCTACGAGTCCTTGCTCTACTCAGCATGGCTTCGTTTATCCCCTGATgtcgattctcaaaaaaagatg ATGTTTGTTGAGGAAGTTATGGAGCTTGTGGAGCTGAAACCGTTGAGGCAGGCATTAGTCGGGTTGCCAGGTGTGAATGGTCTCTCGACTGAGCAACGTAAGAGGCTAACAATTGCAGTTGAGTTAGTTGCCAACCCCTCCATAATTTTCATGGATGAACCAACCTCAGGGTTGGATGCTAGAGCTGCTGCCATAGTTATGAGAACTGTGAGGAACACCGTTGACACTGGAAGAACAGTTGTGTGCACCATCCATCAGCCAAGCATTGACATATTTGAAGCTTTTGATGAGgtgaaaaatactaataaattaaaatgtatGGAACTTTTGTTCATATTCTCTTCTGTATATGAGAATGACATGTTTAACATGACATTGCAGCTATTCCTATTGAAGCATGGGGGACAAGAGATATATGTAGGGCCATTGGGTCACCATTCTTGCCATTTAATCCAGTATTTTGAG GGAATAGAAGGAGTAAGTAAAATTAAAGATGGTTACAATCCAGCAACTTGGATGTTGGAAGTTACTTCATCAGCACATGAAACAACGTTGGGGATTGAATTTGCTAATGTGTACAGAAATTCAGAGCTGTACAG GAGAAACAAGGAACTTATTGAACAATTGAGCATCCCTACTCCTGGATCGAAGGACCTCTATTTCCCTACTCAATACTCACAGTCATATTTCACCCAATTCATGGCTTGCTTATGGAAACAACATTGGTCGTATTGGCGCAACCCCCTATACACTGCTGTAAGATTTATCTTCACAACTGTCATAGCCCTGATGTTCGGGACAATGTTCTTGAACCTTGGCTCAAAAAC GACAAAGCAACAAGATTTGTTTAATGCAATGGGTTCCATGTATGCTGCTGTTCTCTTTATTGGAGTTAAAAACTCTAATTCAGTGCAGCCAGTGGTAGCTGTCGAACGAACAGTCTTCTATAGAGAAAGAGCAGCTGGGATGTATTCAGCATTGCCCTATGCGTTTGCACAG GTTCTGATTGAAGTCCCATACGTTTTTGTACAAACTTTGTTCTATGGTGTTATTGTATATGTATTGATTGGATTTGAATGGACTGCTGCTAAATTCTTCTGGTACCTATTCTTCACGTATTTCTCACTGCTGTACTTCACCTTCTATGGCATGATGACTGTCGCCGTGACACCAAACCACCACATTTCTTCCATAATTGCCTCTGCATTTTATTCAATATGGAATCTCTTTTCTGGATTCATAGTTCCACGACCT AGGATCCCTATTTGGTGGAGATGGTACTCTTGGGCATGTCCATTAGCCTGGACCTTGTATGGGTTGGTTGCATCACAGTTTGGAGATAAGAAAGACGTGCTTGATACTGGTGAAAGAGTGGAAGATTTTGTGAGAGACTATTTCGGTTTCCATCATGATTTCCTAGGAGTGGTTGCAACAGTCGTTGTTGGGTTTGCAATACTATTTGCATTTATCTTTGCTGTGTCTATTAAAATGTTTAATTTCCAAAGGAGATAG